One Brassica napus cultivar Da-Ae chromosome A5, Da-Ae, whole genome shotgun sequence DNA window includes the following coding sequences:
- the LOC106451409 gene encoding histone H1.2 — MSTEEETKVVVESGDAEATVTEKKPAAKGGAKAKKTPAKKKPAAAPRKRTTSSHPPYEEMIKDAIVTLKERTGSSQYAIQKFIEEKQKSLPPTFRKLLLVNLRRLVASGKLVKVKASFKIPSAAKPAATTKPVNKKPAAAVTKPKGKAPAKAKPAAKGAKKPAAAAKPKAKTTATTKAAAKPKPKTKSVAAVSKTKAVAAKPKAKERPAKASRTSTRTSPGKKAAAPAKKAAAAATKKAPAKSVKVKSPAKRASTRKK; from the exons ATGTCGACGGAGGAAGAAACCAAGGTGGTTGTCGAGTCAGGAGACGCCGAAGCGACGGTGACGGAGAAGAAGCCTGCTGCGAAAGGCGGCGCTAAAGCTAAGAAGACGCCGGCGAAGAAGAAGCCTGCTGCTGCTCCGAGGAAGAGAACCACTTCGTCTCACCCTCCTTACGAAGAG ATGATCAAAGACGCGATCGTGACGCTGAAGGAGAGAACCGGATCTAGCCAATACGCGATTCAGAAGTTCATCGAGGAGAAGCAGAAGTCGCTTCCTCCAACTTTCAGGAAGCTTCTCCTCGTCAATCTCAGGAGACTCGTCGCTTCCGGGAAGCTAGTCAAAGTCAAAGCCTCTTTCAAGATTCCGTCTGCGGCTAAACCGGCGGCTACGACTAAACCGGTTAACAAGAAACCAGCTGCTGCTGTTACTAAACCGAAGGGTAAAGCTCCTGCTAAGGCCAAACCGGCTGCTAAAGGAGCCAAGAAACCTGCTGCTGCTGCTAAGCCTAAGGCAAAGACAACAGCAACAACTAAAGCCGCTGCGAAGCCCAAACCTAAGACGAAGAGTGTAGCTGCTGTTTCGAAGACTAAGGCGGTTGCTGCGAAGCCTAAGGCGAAGGAGAGACCTGCTAAAGCGTCGAGGACTTCGACTAGGACGTCTCCAGGGAAGAAGGCAGCAGCTCCGGCTAAGAAAGCTGCTGCTGCTGCGACTAAGAAGGCTCCGGCTAAGAGTGTGAAGGTTAAATCTCCAGCGAAGAGGGCTTCGACGAGGAAGAAGTGA